In the genome of Ignavibacteria bacterium, one region contains:
- a CDS encoding DUF1501 domain-containing protein — translation MSKFSRRNFLKLSALASTSLFIPTFIKTVQAKEVTSALAGGYKKLVVIQLSGGNDGLNTIIPFKNDVYYKNRNGISISEKEVLKITDELGFNPSLEKFKALYDNGYLSVVNSVGYPNPNRSHFRSMDIWHSASDSNKTVNTGWIGRYLDSECQNCKNPYNAIEVNENLSLAMKGESKSGIAVEDPERFFLSTSEKFFADLIKANGKSDHDENVSYLYKTMVDATSSAEYVYKTSKIYKSKSTYPNTNFGRDLKTIAELIISDIDTSVFYVSLGGFDTHVNQTGRHERLLKEMSDGVYSFMEDLRINNRQDDALVMVFSEFGRRVKQNGSGGTDHGTANNIFLINGNLRKPGFYNEAPDLGDLENGDLKYKIDFRSVYANVLNDWLGVSSQNILGKKFEPLGII, via the coding sequence ATGTCAAAATTTTCACGAAGGAATTTTTTAAAGCTGTCGGCTCTTGCATCAACTTCGTTGTTCATCCCGACATTCATAAAAACCGTTCAGGCAAAAGAAGTAACAAGCGCGCTCGCAGGCGGATATAAAAAACTTGTTGTCATTCAGCTTTCCGGCGGAAACGATGGTTTGAATACCATAATCCCTTTTAAGAACGATGTTTATTATAAAAACAGAAACGGCATATCGATTTCAGAAAAAGAAGTTTTGAAAATCACAGATGAGCTTGGATTTAATCCTTCTCTTGAGAAATTCAAAGCTCTTTATGATAACGGTTACTTATCTGTTGTGAACAGTGTAGGTTATCCTAATCCGAACCGCTCGCACTTCAGGTCAATGGACATCTGGCATAGTGCAAGCGACTCAAACAAAACTGTTAACACAGGTTGGATAGGAAGATATCTTGATTCGGAATGTCAGAACTGTAAAAATCCTTATAATGCAATCGAGGTAAATGAAAATCTCAGTCTTGCAATGAAAGGTGAAAGTAAAAGCGGCATTGCAGTCGAAGACCCTGAAAGATTTTTCTTAAGCACTTCTGAAAAATTCTTTGCGGATTTAATTAAGGCAAACGGAAAATCAGACCATGATGAGAATGTGAGTTATCTATACAAAACAATGGTAGATGCGACAAGCTCTGCGGAGTATGTTTATAAAACTTCAAAGATTTATAAATCGAAATCAACTTATCCGAACACAAACTTCGGAAGAGATTTGAAAACGATTGCCGAGCTGATTATTTCAGATATTGACACAAGCGTTTTTTATGTAAGCTTAGGCGGATTTGATACGCATGTAAATCAAACAGGAAGACACGAACGTTTGCTTAAAGAAATGTCAGACGGTGTTTATTCTTTTATGGAAGATTTGCGGATTAACAACAGACAGGACGATGCGCTTGTAATGGTTTTCTCAGAGTTCGGCAGAAGGGTAAAACAAAACGGAAGCGGCGGTACTGACCACGGAACAGCAAATAATATATTTTTGATTAACGGTAATTTGCGAAAGCCGGGATTTTATAATGAAGCGCCTGATTTAGGCGATTTGGAAAACGGTGATTTAAAATATAAAATTGATTTCAGAAGCGTATATGCGAATGTTTTGAATGACTGGCTCGGTGTAAGCAGTCAGAACATTTTAGGCAAAAAATTTGAACCTTTAGGAATAATCTGA
- a CDS encoding DUF1800 domain-containing protein: MSETRKINHLYKRAGFGIPINELAAKQNKSYDELAKSLIDDSKSFTSLSLPSDSYVDADYEKRKKLSRNERQELRKRNRENIRKINTEWLEKMSTDKAVLREKMTFFWHGHFACKSPVSRFNEQQNNLLRKHALGNFREMVMDVSKDPAMLQFLNNQQNRKKSPNENFARELLELFTIGRGNYSEDDIKNAAKCFTGWGYNPEGEYVFREKQHDFGDKSFMGKTGNFSGEDIINMVLDNPKTAEFIAGKIYKFFVNDNADSEIVKELADNFYSSNYDIGKLMYEIFSSDWFYDEKNIGAKIKSPVELLAGMSKVYNIKFENPKSVLYMERAMGQTLLNPPNVGGWASGKSWIDTSSMMFRMKLPEIIFKSSNIDFEIKEDAEDLIENDVKIKNANKKLNKSVKTTINLEPYVSSLSGKSNKDVIDNLTEFMLQIETPQKTKDLVLKYADDSNAENFVESSIERIMSIPEFQLC; encoded by the coding sequence ATGAGCGAAACAAGAAAGATTAACCACTTATATAAAAGAGCAGGGTTTGGAATACCCATTAATGAGCTCGCTGCAAAACAAAATAAAAGTTATGATGAGCTTGCAAAAAGCTTGATTGACGACTCCAAAAGCTTTACCAGTCTTTCATTACCATCAGATAGTTACGTTGATGCAGATTATGAAAAGCGAAAAAAACTTTCACGTAATGAAAGGCAGGAACTTCGTAAGCGAAACCGAGAAAATATCCGAAAAATAAATACCGAATGGCTTGAAAAAATGTCAACTGACAAAGCTGTGCTTCGTGAGAAGATGACATTTTTCTGGCATGGACATTTTGCATGCAAGAGCCCTGTTTCAAGATTCAATGAACAGCAAAATAATCTTTTGAGAAAACACGCTCTAGGAAATTTTCGCGAGATGGTGATGGATGTTTCAAAAGACCCTGCAATGCTTCAATTCCTGAACAACCAGCAGAACAGGAAGAAAAGTCCGAACGAAAATTTTGCAAGAGAACTGCTTGAGTTGTTTACAATCGGAAGAGGGAATTACAGCGAAGATGATATAAAAAATGCTGCGAAGTGTTTTACGGGCTGGGGATATAATCCTGAAGGAGAATATGTTTTTAGAGAGAAACAGCATGACTTCGGTGATAAAAGTTTTATGGGTAAGACGGGAAATTTTTCAGGTGAAGATATTATAAATATGGTCCTTGATAATCCAAAAACCGCTGAGTTCATTGCAGGAAAAATTTATAAATTTTTTGTGAATGATAATGCTGATTCTGAAATCGTTAAGGAGCTTGCAGATAATTTTTACTCGTCAAATTATGACATAGGAAAATTAATGTATGAAATTTTTTCATCGGACTGGTTTTATGATGAAAAAAATATCGGCGCAAAAATTAAATCGCCTGTTGAACTGCTTGCGGGAATGTCGAAAGTTTATAACATAAAGTTTGAAAATCCGAAATCGGTGCTATACATGGAAAGAGCAATGGGGCAGACATTATTGAATCCTCCTAATGTCGGAGGATGGGCAAGCGGTAAAAGCTGGATTGATACATCATCGATGATGTTCAGAATGAAGCTGCCGGAAATAATTTTTAAATCTTCAAATATTGATTTTGAAATTAAAGAAGACGCGGAAGACCTGATTGAAAACGATGTTAAGATAAAGAATGCGAATAAAAAATTAAATAAGTCTGTTAAAACTACGATTAACTTAGAGCCGTATGTCAGTTCTTTGTCAGGCAAATCAAATAAAGATGTCATCGATAACTTGACAGAGTTTATGCTTCAGATAGAGACTCCGCAAAAGACGAAAGATTTGGTTTTGAAATATGCAGATGATTCAAACGCGGAAAATTTTGTTGAAAGCTCCATAGAAAGAATAATGAGTATCCCTGAATTTCAGTTGTGCTAA
- a CDS encoding PhzF family phenazine biosynthesis protein has translation MALTIYQVDSFTSEPFKGNPAGVCLVDKPLDEKLMQNLAMEMNIAETAFIYPIDDKKYSIRFFTPTVEIGLCGHATLATANIMYEEEIVPKDKEIIFDSRSGELRVTYDNGWIKLNFPVYDSSKVNLAKAFFENTGLKPIDIYESTNDWTLAHLEKEEDVLNLKPNIGALTGIGLGHMIVTAKSNQPDIDYVVRCFVPKSGIDEDPVTGSAQCVLVPFWHKQTGKTEFNSIQASKRTGFLKLKYLVDKKRVEISGQTKTVFKVEVLI, from the coding sequence ATGGCGCTTACAATCTATCAGGTTGATTCATTCACATCAGAACCGTTCAAAGGGAATCCGGCGGGAGTTTGCTTAGTCGACAAACCCCTCGATGAAAAACTTATGCAAAATCTTGCAATGGAAATGAACATTGCAGAAACTGCTTTTATTTATCCAATCGATGATAAAAAATATTCAATAAGATTTTTTACACCGACGGTCGAAATTGGTTTATGCGGTCACGCAACTCTTGCAACTGCGAACATAATGTATGAAGAAGAAATAGTCCCGAAAGACAAAGAAATAATTTTTGATTCCCGTTCGGGTGAACTGCGAGTTACTTACGATAATGGATGGATTAAACTTAACTTTCCTGTTTATGATTCGAGTAAGGTTAATTTGGCAAAAGCATTTTTTGAAAACACCGGACTTAAACCAATCGACATTTATGAAAGCACTAATGACTGGACTCTTGCGCATCTTGAAAAAGAAGAAGATGTCTTAAATTTAAAACCAAATATCGGAGCGTTAACAGGGATTGGGCTTGGACACATGATTGTAACCGCGAAAAGCAATCAACCTGACATTGATTATGTAGTGAGATGTTTCGTTCCTAAGTCGGGAATCGATGAAGACCCCGTAACCGGAAGCGCGCAGTGTGTTTTAGTTCCGTTCTGGCATAAACAAACAGGTAAGACCGAGTTCAATTCAATTCAGGCATCAAAGCGCACGGGATTTTTAAAACTGAAGTATTTAGTTGATAAGAAACGTGTCGAAATCTCAGGTCAGACAAAAACAGTTTTTAAAGTTGAAGTTTTAATATAA
- a CDS encoding outer membrane beta-barrel protein encodes MRLLLLSIFILIFNSSFAQVPELSIDNLSIHANIEAYYAKDNNYEETERTYASTASFTDEFRLDIASLTAKYEDKKVRGTFTLQYGDIPDFNWDPRYKYIQEANVGFSPVENLWIDGGFFITHVGNESMFPKDNFLTSIAIVTYYEPLHQSGIKVSYDFSDKFSAAVYLINGFNQLSDNNKNKSGGFSINYKPGKSEEIIYNAIVGNEQPYGEISKLRYYGNLTFNKDFGRNKQVNLTASVDLCGQEKSNLVNPSNDGFCFGGLLALRYNFNKQFSVSMRGDYFKDDNGILSGTYVTASGKILGLSSWSIASGVEYRPMESCYVRLEGGYMLLLNDLRLFSDDDNYKVTGIFTMGVDI; translated from the coding sequence ATGAGGTTATTATTACTTTCTATCTTCATACTTATTTTTAACTCTTCATTTGCGCAAGTTCCTGAATTATCAATTGATAATCTGTCAATTCATGCAAACATAGAAGCATATTATGCAAAGGATAATAATTATGAGGAGACTGAAAGAACTTATGCTTCAACTGCGTCTTTTACGGATGAGTTCAGGTTGGATATTGCGTCCTTAACTGCGAAATATGAAGATAAAAAAGTCCGCGGGACGTTTACGCTGCAATATGGAGATATTCCCGATTTCAACTGGGACCCTCGATATAAATATATTCAGGAAGCAAATGTCGGATTTTCTCCCGTTGAAAACTTATGGATTGACGGAGGGTTTTTTATAACTCATGTCGGAAATGAAAGTATGTTTCCTAAAGATAATTTTTTAACCTCAATTGCAATCGTTACATATTATGAGCCGCTTCATCAAAGCGGAATAAAGGTCAGTTATGATTTCAGTGATAAATTTTCTGCGGCGGTGTATTTAATAAATGGATTTAACCAGCTTTCCGATAATAACAAAAATAAATCGGGAGGATTTTCCATTAACTATAAACCCGGTAAGAGTGAAGAAATAATTTATAATGCAATAGTAGGTAATGAACAGCCGTACGGTGAAATTTCAAAACTCAGATATTATGGCAACTTAACTTTCAACAAAGATTTTGGAAGAAATAAACAAGTAAACTTAACTGCTTCGGTTGACTTGTGCGGACAGGAAAAAAGCAATTTAGTTAATCCAAGCAATGACGGATTTTGTTTCGGGGGATTGCTTGCATTGCGGTATAATTTTAATAAACAATTCAGCGTGTCGATGCGCGGAGATTACTTCAAAGATGATAACGGAATTTTATCAGGAACATACGTTACTGCCTCAGGGAAAATATTAGGATTAAGCTCTTGGTCGATTGCAAGCGGAGTGGAATACCGCCCGATGGAAAGCTGTTATGTCCGTCTTGAAGGAGGATATATGCTTTTGCTGAATGACCTCCGTTTATTCAGCGATGATGACAACTATAAAGTCACGGGAATATTTACTATGGGTGTCGATATATAA
- a CDS encoding methylated-DNA--[protein]-cysteine S-methyltransferase — MNTTTNLSISLSDKEMYNALLNKNTSFDGVFWVGVKSTGIFCRPVCTARKPKFENVMFFDSCNDALRYGFRPCKICQPLESPGETPQWIKNILKKLNEDPYSRFKDYDLRKSGIEPAKIRRWFLKNHGLTFHAYQRMLRINNAFKKIASGESITDAAFDSGYESLSGFNERFKSLIGNSPSEAKDKRIIYLTRINSPIGPMFAGILDDEDEKKAGLCLLEFTDRRMLETEFKYLSKHFNANFIQGEHKLHEIVKKQLDEYFEGQRETFDIPMITPGTDFQKTVWKALMEIPYGKTVSYKTQSINIKAPKAVRAVANANGMNRIAIVIPCHRVIGENGTLTGYGGGLWRKKWLLDFEKKTNSLFPSSND; from the coding sequence ATGAACACGACAACAAATTTATCAATATCGCTATCCGATAAAGAGATGTATAATGCACTGCTTAATAAAAACACCTCATTTGACGGTGTATTTTGGGTGGGAGTAAAATCAACAGGAATTTTTTGCAGACCCGTCTGCACGGCAAGAAAACCGAAATTCGAAAATGTAATGTTTTTTGATTCCTGTAATGATGCTTTAAGATATGGCTTTCGTCCTTGTAAAATCTGCCAGCCGCTTGAAAGTCCCGGCGAAACTCCGCAGTGGATAAAAAACATTCTGAAAAAATTAAACGAAGACCCGTATTCACGATTTAAAGATTATGACCTTCGCAAAAGCGGAATTGAGCCTGCAAAAATAAGAAGATGGTTTTTAAAAAATCATGGTTTGACTTTTCATGCATATCAAAGGATGTTAAGAATTAACAATGCTTTCAAAAAAATTGCAAGCGGTGAATCGATTACCGATGCGGCATTTGATTCGGGTTATGAATCTTTAAGCGGATTTAATGAAAGATTTAAATCTCTCATCGGCAATTCACCCTCAGAAGCAAAAGATAAAAGAATAATTTATTTAACAAGAATTAATTCTCCAATTGGTCCAATGTTTGCAGGGATTTTGGATGATGAAGATGAAAAGAAAGCAGGATTATGTTTGCTTGAATTCACTGATAGACGAATGCTTGAAACCGAATTCAAATATCTTTCAAAGCATTTTAACGCAAACTTTATACAGGGTGAACATAAACTGCACGAGATTGTTAAAAAGCAATTAGATGAATACTTTGAAGGTCAGCGGGAAACTTTTGATATCCCTATGATAACTCCCGGAACGGATTTTCAGAAAACAGTTTGGAAGGCTTTAATGGAAATTCCTTATGGCAAAACGGTATCATACAAAACTCAGTCAATAAACATAAAAGCTCCTAAAGCTGTCCGTGCGGTTGCAAACGCAAATGGAATGAACCGCATTGCGATAGTAATTCCCTGCCACCGTGTTATTGGAGAAAACGGAACG